The sequence CCACTCGGCACGAAGGGGATCGGCGAGCCGGTCATGGGCGCGGGGTCCGCGTCCCTGCTCTGCGCGATCAGCGATGCGATGGGCGGTCACTACTTCAATCGCATTCCGGTCACGCCGGACCAGATCGTGAACGCGCTCTACCGGCAAACGCAGTCGCACGGGCCGCTGCAGGTCAACACGGCGTAACCTTTCTTGCTAGGAGCGAAGCATGTCCAGAGACATGATGCCGGGATTCGAGTTGTACCAGCCGGAGACGGTGGACGGGGCCGTGGAGCTGCTCGAGCGCTTCGGCGAAGAGGGCTGGGCGCTGGCCGGAGGCAACGACAGCCTGGACTGGTTCAAGGACCGGATAAAGCGGCCGCGGTACGTCGTGGACCTGACCGGCATCGAAGCGCTGCGGGGGATTCGGGAGACGGCGGACGGTGGGGTCGAGATCGGCGCGCTGACGACGCTCACGGAGGTGGAGCGCAGCACGGTGATCCAGGAGCGTTACGCGGTCCTGGCGGCCGCGGCCGGGCGCGTCGCGAGCCCGCAGATCAGGAACACGGGAACGCTCGGCGGCAACGTGTGTCAGGACGCACGCTGCTGGTACTACCGCTACGGCGTGAGCTGCTACCGCGCGGGCGGGAACACCTGCTACGCGGACACGCCCGAGGGCCAGAACCGGGAGCACTGCCTGTGGGGCGCGAGCCGGTGCGTCGCCGTGAGCCCGTCGGACACCGCGCCGGCCCTGGTCGTGCTGGACGCGCGGATGGCGATCGTCGGGCCGTCGGGGGAGCGGGAGGTGCCCGCGGAGGAGTTCTTCATCGGTCCCGACGTCGACATCACCCGGATGACGGTGCTCGAGCCCGGCGACGTGCTGACGGCGATCCGGCTGCCGGCCGAGTGGTCGGGCGCGCGGTTCTATTTCGAGAAGGTGGCGGACCGGAACGTCTGGGACTTTC is a genomic window of Gammaproteobacteria bacterium containing:
- a CDS encoding xanthine dehydrogenase family protein subunit M; amino-acid sequence: MSRDMMPGFELYQPETVDGAVELLERFGEEGWALAGGNDSLDWFKDRIKRPRYVVDLTGIEALRGIRETADGGVEIGALTTLTEVERSTVIQERYAVLAAAAGRVASPQIRNTGTLGGNVCQDARCWYYRYGVSCYRAGGNTCYADTPEGQNREHCLWGASRCVAVSPSDTAPALVVLDARMAIVGPSGEREVPAEEFFIGPDVDITRMTVLEPGDVLTAIRLPAEWSGARFYFEKVADRNVWDFPLVNVAAALFVEGETIQRARLAAGAVQCVPRRLTVVEEVVRGQPKTEETARLAGQAAVRGATPLNYNHFKIPLLQNLVTRAIRDA